Proteins co-encoded in one Phycisphaerae bacterium genomic window:
- a CDS encoding Gfo/Idh/MocA family oxidoreductase, giving the protein MIRWGIIGCGDVTERKSGPGFQNARDSALVAVMRRDGAKAADYAARHGVPRWYDRVEALIHDNEVDAVYIATPPGSHLELARQVAAVGKPALIEKPMARNHEECLAMIQAFRVAGIPLFVAYYRRALPKFIRVKSLLDDGAIGRVLSVAVTLHYKPGQYDRNHLPWRFRREESGGGLFVDLGSHTLDLLDWFFGPIVRAAGFAANQGGQYEVEDAVVLAFEHATGVQGTGSWHFNASRDMDRIMIEGTAGAISVPTFWTDPIQLHRAGHTEYFDIPHPPSIHQPLIQTVVDQLLGRNTCPSTGDSAARTNWVMDQVLATFNR; this is encoded by the coding sequence ATGATTCGCTGGGGCATCATCGGATGCGGTGACGTGACCGAGCGCAAGAGCGGGCCGGGGTTTCAGAACGCCCGCGACTCGGCGCTCGTCGCCGTCATGCGCCGCGACGGAGCCAAAGCCGCCGACTACGCCGCTCGCCACGGCGTGCCCCGCTGGTACGACCGGGTCGAGGCGCTGATCCACGACAACGAGGTTGACGCCGTCTACATTGCCACGCCGCCGGGCAGCCATCTCGAACTCGCCCGACAGGTCGCCGCGGTCGGAAAGCCCGCGTTGATCGAGAAGCCCATGGCGCGGAATCACGAAGAGTGCCTGGCAATGATCCAGGCGTTCCGTGTCGCAGGCATACCGCTGTTCGTGGCCTATTACCGGCGGGCGCTGCCGAAGTTCATCCGGGTGAAGTCGTTGTTGGACGACGGGGCGATCGGGCGTGTGCTATCCGTGGCCGTAACGCTCCACTACAAGCCGGGTCAATATGACCGAAATCACCTGCCGTGGCGCTTCCGCCGGGAGGAATCCGGCGGCGGGCTATTCGTCGATCTGGGGTCACATACACTTGATCTGCTCGACTGGTTCTTCGGGCCCATCGTCCGCGCGGCCGGGTTTGCGGCCAACCAGGGCGGCCAGTATGAAGTGGAGGATGCCGTCGTACTCGCGTTCGAACACGCCACCGGTGTGCAGGGCACCGGCTCCTGGCACTTCAACGCCTCGCGTGACATGGACCGTATCATGATCGAGGGGACGGCGGGTGCTATCTCCGTCCCCACGTTCTGGACCGACCCGATCCAGCTTCATCGCGCCGGACACACCGAGTACTTCGACATCCCCCATCCGCCGAGCATCCATCAGCCGCTCATCCAGACTGTTGTTGACCAACTCCTCGGACGGAACACATGCCCCTCGACAGGAGACTCGGCCGCGCGAACCAACTGGGTGATGGACCAGGTTTTGGCAACGTTCAATCGCTAA
- a CDS encoding NADH-quinone oxidoreductase subunit J → MAVSSRQCLIFMLVAAAGVFAAAPAVVAQAQTPATNETSLEPPEPMGVIVHGARMPGDGAGVTSAVAGGVWEAVFFYVIAAAAVVTSLGVCISRNIVRMAVWLFGALGCVALLYFLLAANFLAAIQLIVYAGGTLVLLIFGVMLTSKSPWVRFEARFGEIFAAAMVCLLLLVTLGICFVYTAWPEVRESAPGASVADFGRQLMTTYLIPFEIAGVLLMVVMVGAAHLAREDQQQGRQ, encoded by the coding sequence ATGGCAGTTTCTTCCAGACAATGTCTGATTTTCATGCTTGTCGCCGCGGCAGGCGTCTTCGCGGCTGCGCCTGCTGTCGTTGCACAAGCGCAAACGCCCGCTACGAATGAAACGAGCCTGGAACCACCGGAGCCGATGGGTGTGATCGTCCATGGTGCGCGCATGCCCGGCGACGGTGCCGGTGTGACCTCGGCCGTCGCGGGCGGCGTCTGGGAAGCGGTCTTCTTCTACGTTATCGCGGCGGCCGCGGTGGTTACGTCATTGGGCGTGTGCATCTCGCGGAACATCGTCCGCATGGCCGTATGGCTGTTCGGTGCGCTGGGCTGCGTCGCATTGTTGTACTTCCTGCTGGCGGCCAATTTTCTGGCGGCGATTCAGCTTATTGTCTATGCAGGCGGGACGCTGGTGCTGCTGATCTTCGGCGTCATGCTCACGAGCAAGTCGCCGTGGGTCCGGTTCGAGGCGCGCTTTGGCGAGATCTTCGCGGCGGCCATGGTCTGCCTGCTGTTGCTGGTCACGTTGGGCATCTGCTTTGTGTATACGGCCTGGCCCGAGGTGCGTGAGTCGGCACCGGGGGCGTCCGTGGCGGACTTCGGTCGGCAGTTGATGACGACGTACCTGATTCCGTTCGAGATCGCCGGTGTGCTGCTGATGGTCGTGATGGTGGGGGCGGCCCACCTGGCACGAGAGGACCAGCAACAAGGACGACAATGA
- a CDS encoding SGNH/GDSL hydrolase family protein, whose translation MICHAGNTRAPLAAAGLVLFLLPGCAALPLPDPNVRYIAFGDSTSRGGDEGYPGRLMERLGEPASSLAVESHGGETSGAGRDRFVELLDQRLYPNARTLLFWEGGADVIQYIREHDPLLLHSPLDADYPYTAELVDQLDRTQAHLEDVVQRAKDAGLEVFIATYYPIREDFAWCKALLLDVILPAQARRANDYIAALNERIRAAAAEGGATLVDVAAAGDELQSDIANYANCNHLSAAGNALVAEAFLVALRGAGD comes from the coding sequence GTGATTTGTCACGCCGGAAATACTCGCGCGCCGCTCGCTGCGGCTGGTTTGGTTCTCTTCCTGCTTCCCGGATGCGCCGCCCTGCCGCTGCCTGATCCCAACGTGCGCTACATTGCCTTTGGGGACTCCACCAGCCGCGGCGGCGACGAAGGCTATCCCGGTCGGCTGATGGAACGCCTCGGCGAGCCTGCATCATCATTGGCCGTCGAGTCTCATGGAGGCGAGACCAGCGGCGCGGGCCGGGATCGATTTGTCGAACTTCTGGACCAGCGACTCTATCCTAACGCACGCACGCTGCTCTTCTGGGAGGGCGGGGCCGACGTCATTCAATACATCCGCGAGCATGACCCGCTGCTGCTTCATTCTCCGCTCGACGCCGACTACCCGTATACCGCCGAACTGGTGGATCAACTCGATCGGACGCAGGCGCATCTGGAGGACGTTGTCCAACGGGCGAAAGACGCGGGACTGGAAGTGTTCATCGCGACCTACTACCCGATTCGCGAGGACTTCGCCTGGTGCAAAGCGCTGCTGTTGGACGTGATCCTGCCCGCACAGGCCCGGCGAGCAAACGATTACATCGCGGCATTAAACGAACGCATTCGTGCGGCGGCTGCTGAGGGAGGAGCGACACTGGTCGATGTCGCCGCGGCCGGCGACGAACTCCAAAGCGACATCGCCAACTACGCCAACTGCAATCATCTCAGCGCGGCCGGCAATGCGCTGGTGGCGGAGGCGTTCCTCGTCGCTCTTCGCGGTGCGGGAGACTGA
- a CDS encoding NADH-quinone oxidoreductase subunit C produces the protein MAPEEVCRLLKERFGDAILDAAVEGGHPQSEVTPGRWPEVAQFLRDEPRLRLNLLRSITALDLIADDKLACVYDLQSVSLDRLGDLVRATTEFAVKVAVPRSVPRIPTVSHVWPAADWHEREAYDLMGIVFEGHPDLRRILCADDWEGHPLRKDYEFPMEYHGIPATTEYELPNPTH, from the coding sequence ATGGCACCGGAAGAAGTCTGTCGGCTGTTGAAGGAGAGGTTCGGGGACGCCATTCTCGACGCCGCGGTTGAAGGCGGTCATCCGCAGTCAGAGGTCACACCCGGCCGCTGGCCGGAGGTTGCCCAGTTTCTCCGAGACGAACCCCGGCTCCGGCTGAACCTGCTGCGCTCGATTACGGCACTTGACCTGATCGCGGACGACAAGCTGGCCTGCGTGTACGACTTGCAGAGTGTCTCGCTGGATCGGCTTGGGGATCTGGTTCGCGCAACGACGGAGTTCGCGGTGAAGGTAGCGGTTCCGCGAAGTGTTCCACGAATTCCTACAGTGTCGCACGTATGGCCCGCGGCGGACTGGCACGAACGGGAGGCGTACGACCTCATGGGGATCGTGTTTGAGGGACACCCCGATCTGCGGCGGATCCTCTGTGCCGACGACTGGGAAGGGCACCCGCTGCGCAAGGACTACGAATTTCCGATGGAGTACCACGGCATCCCGGCCACGACCGAGTACGAGCTGCCCAATCCGACGCACTAG
- a CDS encoding NADH-quinone oxidoreductase subunit D, producing MERSEQGDLRTEEMLVNMGPQHPSTHGVLRVVLRTDGEMVLEAVPHVGYLHRCAEKIGENLQPYQYIPYTDRMDYLAGMNNNQGYALAVERLAGLEVPPRGKAIRVIFAELNRIASHLVALGTYGLDMGAFTPFLYCFREREMILDLFEAACGARLTYSYLTIGGVHNDLPEGWVERCREFLDYFGPKIDDYNNLLSYNHIFVKRTGRVGVISPEDAVAFGLTGVCLRASGVRWDLRKVLPYDGYEQYEFEVPIGQDGGTNGFPKGVVRGDSWNRYFVRVLEMVQSVRIIRQALDRLPDGNVVHPKSKTTRLPADEVYVEVENPRGQLGFYVRGDGSAIPYRVKARGPSFCNLCITTHVCRNILLADVPAIIGSIDIVMGEVDR from the coding sequence ATGGAGCGCTCCGAGCAGGGTGACCTGCGGACCGAGGAGATGCTGGTCAACATGGGCCCGCAGCATCCGTCGACGCACGGCGTGCTCCGCGTCGTGCTGCGCACCGACGGGGAGATGGTGCTCGAAGCGGTTCCCCACGTTGGCTATCTTCACCGGTGCGCCGAGAAGATCGGCGAGAACCTTCAGCCGTACCAATACATTCCCTACACCGACCGCATGGACTACCTCGCGGGGATGAACAACAACCAGGGCTACGCGCTCGCGGTCGAGCGGCTGGCGGGGTTGGAAGTGCCGCCTCGGGGGAAGGCCATCAGGGTGATCTTTGCGGAGCTGAATCGCATCGCTTCGCACCTCGTGGCGCTGGGCACCTACGGCCTGGATATGGGCGCTTTCACGCCGTTTCTCTATTGCTTCCGCGAGCGGGAAATGATCCTCGATCTGTTCGAGGCCGCCTGCGGAGCGCGGCTGACGTACAGCTATCTCACCATCGGCGGCGTTCATAACGACCTCCCGGAGGGATGGGTGGAGCGCTGCCGGGAGTTTCTAGACTACTTCGGACCGAAGATCGACGACTACAACAACCTGCTCAGCTACAACCACATTTTCGTGAAACGGACCGGCCGGGTGGGGGTGATCAGCCCGGAAGACGCGGTGGCGTTCGGTCTGACCGGCGTGTGCCTGCGGGCCAGCGGTGTTCGCTGGGATCTGCGAAAAGTCCTGCCGTACGACGGTTACGAGCAGTACGAGTTCGAGGTGCCCATCGGCCAGGACGGCGGGACCAATGGTTTCCCCAAGGGAGTGGTTCGGGGCGACTCCTGGAACCGTTACTTCGTCCGGGTGCTGGAAATGGTCCAGTCCGTGCGGATTATCCGCCAGGCACTGGATCGCCTTCCCGACGGCAACGTGGTCCATCCCAAGAGCAAGACGACCAGGCTTCCCGCCGACGAGGTCTACGTTGAGGTGGAAAACCCGCGAGGACAGCTTGGCTTCTACGTCCGAGGCGACGGCTCGGCCATACCCTATCGAGTCAAGGCCCGCGGACCGAGCTTCTGCAACCTGTGCATCACGACTCACGTCTGCCGGAACATCCTGCTGGCAGATGTTCCCGCGATCATCGGCAGCATTGATATCGTGATGGGCGAGGTGGATCGGTAG
- a CDS encoding NADH-quinone oxidoreductase subunit M — protein sequence MDHLLSWIVFLPAIGALLCLFVPRQQVRVLAVATTAVTFVVSLLLFGTFFAGWGPGGLEVFGSHYGTLHHVERASWIVGENFTIEYFLGIDGLGFPLLILTTLISFLACLASWNFDHWKINKGIRAYFVLFLLLETGMLGVFVSLDFFLFYIFWEVMLLPMYFLIGVWGGARKEYAAIKFFLFTLAGSVLMLVALVAMYFYSGAAIGAEMSFTGLDGVQSGYRPGVMISQGTFDLIELATNPVIQQHFASAGTTFLGLKFAPVMFLFLFIGFAIKLPSVPFHTWLPDAHVEAPTPISMILAGVLLKMGGYGFLRLCYPIFPTAGEALAYPLAIVGVVSILYGALCAMAQTDFKKLVAYSSVSHMGYVLLGVAVLNQSALQGAMFQMIAHGISSPMCFFLVGVIYDRAHHRVIDRFGGLWLTMPRYGTLATIGFFASLGLPGLCGFIGEVWVVLGTFAAKNHFAWAAPMAILAAAGVILTAGYILWLIRRVYLGVEKPEYTDYPDASPRETFILIPLAVLCIVLGIFPAQTVFNYTNGTLELMLSHVTHWAGMVG from the coding sequence ATGGATCATCTGCTTTCGTGGATCGTGTTCCTGCCGGCCATCGGGGCGCTCTTGTGTCTCTTTGTGCCCCGGCAGCAGGTTCGGGTGCTGGCGGTTGCGACGACGGCGGTGACATTCGTCGTGTCGCTGCTGTTGTTCGGGACGTTCTTTGCCGGGTGGGGTCCCGGCGGACTGGAAGTCTTCGGCAGCCATTACGGCACGCTCCATCACGTGGAGCGCGCGAGCTGGATCGTTGGCGAGAACTTCACCATCGAATACTTCCTGGGCATCGACGGCCTGGGTTTTCCGCTGCTCATCCTCACCACGCTGATCTCCTTCCTGGCCTGCCTGGCAAGCTGGAATTTTGATCACTGGAAAATCAACAAGGGCATTCGGGCATACTTCGTGCTCTTCCTGCTGCTGGAAACGGGCATGCTCGGCGTGTTCGTCTCGCTCGATTTCTTCCTGTTCTACATCTTCTGGGAAGTCATGCTGCTGCCCATGTACTTCCTCATCGGGGTCTGGGGCGGAGCGCGGAAGGAATACGCCGCCATCAAGTTTTTCCTGTTCACCCTGGCTGGGTCCGTGCTGATGCTCGTGGCCCTGGTGGCGATGTATTTCTACAGCGGTGCGGCCATCGGTGCGGAGATGAGCTTCACCGGGCTGGACGGCGTGCAGAGCGGCTATCGTCCGGGCGTGATGATCTCCCAGGGGACGTTCGATCTGATCGAACTCGCCACCAACCCGGTGATCCAGCAGCATTTCGCTTCGGCGGGTACGACCTTCCTTGGGCTGAAGTTTGCCCCGGTCATGTTCCTGTTTCTGTTCATCGGGTTCGCCATCAAGCTTCCCAGCGTTCCGTTCCATACATGGTTGCCCGATGCCCACGTCGAGGCGCCGACGCCGATCAGCATGATCCTGGCCGGTGTGCTCCTGAAGATGGGCGGCTACGGCTTCTTGCGATTGTGTTATCCGATCTTCCCCACGGCGGGTGAGGCATTGGCGTATCCGCTGGCCATCGTCGGCGTCGTCAGCATTCTCTATGGCGCTCTGTGCGCCATGGCCCAGACGGACTTCAAGAAGCTGGTGGCCTATAGCTCGGTTTCGCACATGGGCTACGTATTGCTGGGCGTCGCCGTCTTGAACCAGTCGGCCCTGCAAGGGGCCATGTTCCAGATGATCGCCCACGGCATCAGCTCACCGATGTGCTTTTTCCTTGTCGGCGTGATTTACGACCGCGCTCATCACCGGGTGATCGATCGCTTCGGCGGGTTGTGGCTCACCATGCCGCGCTACGGCACGTTGGCCACGATCGGGTTCTTCGCGTCGCTCGGGTTACCGGGGTTGTGCGGGTTCATCGGCGAGGTCTGGGTCGTTCTCGGGACGTTTGCTGCCAAGAACCACTTCGCCTGGGCGGCGCCGATGGCGATTCTCGCCGCGGCGGGCGTGATTCTGACCGCCGGCTACATCCTCTGGCTGATTCGCCGCGTCTACCTGGGCGTGGAGAAACCGGAATACACGGACTATCCCGATGCCTCCCCGCGGGAAACGTTTATCCTCATCCCGTTGGCCGTGCTATGTATCGTCCTCGGGATCTTTCCGGCGCAAACCGTGTTCAATTACACCAATGGCACGCTGGAACTGATGCTCAGCCATGTGACGCATTGGGCAGGAATGGTGGGATAG
- a CDS encoding NADH-quinone oxidoreductase subunit L: MPDHSYELLLTLGVLSPMVSFWLLVFFGPKMGKPAAGWLAVALGMGVPLALATYVLVGWWGEVHAGTAAQLSHDALRFHWADLGGVPINVGVKLDSLTVAMYFMVTFVAFWIFVFSVGYMSGHSDEVDGQSKYSRFFAYLSLFGFSMLGLVISSSLLFLFIFWELVGLCSYLLIGFYFDRPYASRAAIKAFVTNRFGDFGFLIGLMLVFFQLRTLDLDQAATVFRDQYIAGTGIFASSFTFLGLSLATIMGIGLFCGAMGKSAQFPLHVWLPDAMAGPTPVSALIHAATMVAAGVYLVARVFRLMTPEALLFVAAIGCLTLTLMALVAIVQTDIKKCLAYSTLSQLGYMIFGMGCGAWIAALFHLITHAFFKAMLFLCSGQVIEGCHHEQDMRKMGGLRKKMPVTCWTFFVGVLAISGAGIAGTKIGLGGFFSKDEILAVAYARAFHWTDFEEHQVGHGEGEHNGGGHGTVPSGEAHGSAGAVPSVKLVVDQSFNATSEPWDSVCPNVQGGVPPADSKNILGGAIRFQGIDSELQPRDAEVAFVPSGHVLHPEDIREGTTYYGNDVIIPRSMARLASADKKAESPWLAQGHAPREPAHEERPPVWELETEHGAYEAPGVGVDKAVIFKNIPELPAWMFWCALITAYVTPFYMMRAWWMTFAGKPRDAHVHHHAHEMPLMYVPLVVLAVGTFVASYFLFRPLIAAASPEGTAAAMVFALDGQAHTPAIQAAHVWLKTGVGFAFIAGFAIAIAIYARGLGLAQSIARAIWPVHTLLEKKYFFDELYDFAIVSGGLLLSRIARLLDGALDTIFDLAAGATVRAAMFSGWILDFHGVDGIVNGIAKTARDIGNTLRQPQTGRIRNYVLFAAGAAAIVLLVLVLWNLSGSTSAVAAAVN; encoded by the coding sequence ATGCCCGACCATTCGTATGAACTTCTCCTCACTCTCGGCGTGCTTTCGCCGATGGTGAGCTTCTGGCTGCTGGTCTTCTTCGGGCCAAAGATGGGCAAGCCCGCGGCCGGTTGGCTGGCGGTTGCGTTAGGCATGGGCGTGCCTCTGGCCCTGGCGACGTACGTCCTCGTCGGCTGGTGGGGCGAGGTCCACGCCGGCACGGCCGCGCAGCTCTCGCACGATGCCCTCCGCTTCCACTGGGCCGACCTCGGCGGCGTGCCCATCAACGTGGGCGTCAAGCTCGATTCCCTCACCGTGGCCATGTACTTCATGGTCACGTTCGTGGCCTTCTGGATCTTCGTCTTCAGCGTGGGATACATGTCCGGCCACAGCGACGAAGTGGACGGCCAGAGCAAGTATTCGCGGTTTTTCGCCTACCTGTCACTGTTCGGCTTCTCGATGCTGGGGCTGGTGATCAGCAGCAGCCTGCTGTTCCTGTTCATCTTCTGGGAATTGGTGGGACTGTGCAGCTACCTGCTCATCGGCTTCTATTTCGACCGGCCCTATGCTTCGCGGGCGGCAATCAAGGCCTTCGTCACCAATCGTTTCGGTGACTTCGGCTTCCTCATCGGGTTGATGCTGGTTTTCTTTCAACTTCGCACGCTCGATCTGGACCAGGCCGCGACGGTCTTTCGCGATCAATACATCGCCGGCACGGGCATCTTCGCCAGCAGCTTCACGTTCCTGGGTCTGTCGCTTGCGACGATCATGGGCATCGGGCTGTTCTGCGGGGCGATGGGCAAGAGCGCTCAGTTCCCGCTGCACGTCTGGTTGCCGGATGCCATGGCCGGTCCCACGCCGGTCAGCGCCCTCATCCACGCGGCGACGATGGTGGCGGCCGGTGTCTATCTGGTTGCACGGGTCTTCCGCCTGATGACGCCGGAGGCGCTGCTCTTTGTTGCGGCGATCGGGTGTCTGACGCTCACGCTCATGGCACTCGTGGCCATCGTGCAGACGGACATCAAGAAATGCCTGGCGTACTCCACGCTTTCGCAGCTTGGTTACATGATCTTCGGCATGGGGTGCGGGGCGTGGATCGCGGCCCTGTTCCACCTCATCACGCACGCTTTTTTCAAGGCCATGCTGTTCCTCTGCTCCGGACAGGTGATTGAGGGCTGCCATCACGAGCAGGATATGCGCAAGATGGGCGGGCTGCGGAAGAAGATGCCCGTCACCTGCTGGACGTTCTTTGTCGGTGTGCTGGCTATTTCCGGCGCGGGCATCGCCGGGACGAAGATCGGCCTGGGCGGCTTCTTCAGCAAGGATGAGATTCTGGCCGTGGCCTACGCCCGCGCCTTCCATTGGACGGACTTCGAGGAACACCAGGTCGGACACGGAGAAGGGGAGCATAACGGCGGCGGGCACGGGACCGTGCCGAGTGGCGAGGCGCACGGAAGCGCTGGCGCGGTGCCATCCGTGAAACTTGTTGTCGATCAGTCGTTCAATGCCACTTCTGAGCCGTGGGATTCAGTCTGCCCGAACGTGCAGGGGGGAGTCCCGCCTGCCGATTCAAAGAACATCCTCGGCGGAGCAATCCGCTTTCAAGGAATCGATTCCGAGCTTCAGCCCAGAGATGCAGAGGTAGCCTTCGTCCCGTCGGGCCATGTGCTGCATCCTGAGGACATTCGAGAGGGCACGACTTACTACGGCAACGACGTGATCATTCCTCGGTCGATGGCGCGCCTCGCAAGCGCGGACAAGAAGGCCGAATCACCTTGGCTTGCTCAGGGCCATGCTCCCCGTGAACCGGCTCACGAGGAACGTCCCCCGGTGTGGGAGCTCGAAACCGAGCACGGTGCCTACGAGGCTCCCGGCGTTGGCGTCGACAAGGCGGTCATTTTCAAGAACATTCCCGAGCTGCCCGCGTGGATGTTCTGGTGTGCGCTCATCACGGCCTATGTCACCCCGTTCTACATGATGCGGGCGTGGTGGATGACTTTTGCGGGCAAGCCCCGCGACGCGCACGTCCACCATCACGCCCACGAGATGCCCTTGATGTACGTGCCGCTGGTGGTGCTGGCGGTCGGGACGTTTGTTGCGAGCTATTTCCTGTTTCGTCCGTTGATCGCGGCGGCATCGCCAGAGGGCACTGCGGCGGCGATGGTCTTCGCCCTCGACGGTCAAGCCCACACTCCGGCGATCCAGGCTGCGCACGTCTGGCTCAAGACCGGCGTGGGGTTCGCGTTTATCGCGGGCTTTGCGATTGCGATCGCCATCTACGCGCGCGGGCTCGGATTGGCCCAGTCCATCGCCCGAGCGATCTGGCCGGTTCACACGCTGCTGGAAAAGAAATACTTCTTTGATGAGCTTTATGACTTCGCCATCGTCAGCGGCGGGCTGCTGCTGTCGCGGATCGCGCGACTGCTGGACGGAGCGCTCGACACGATCTTTGATCTGGCCGCCGGAGCGACGGTTCGCGCGGCCATGTTTTCCGGCTGGATTCTCGACTTCCACGGCGTGGACGGCATCGTGAATGGCATCGCCAAGACGGCACGGGACATCGGCAACACACTGCGTCAGCCGCAGACGGGTCGGATCCGCAACTACGTGCTGTTCGCGGCCGGCGCAGCGGCGATCGTGCTGCTGGTTCTCGTGTTGTGGAATTTGAGCGGAAGTACGTCGGCCGTCGCGGCGGCTGTGAACTAG
- the nuoK gene encoding NADH-quinone oxidoreductase subunit NuoK, producing MLTIGLTHYLILAAVFFCAGLFTMMTKRNAVGILIGVELVLNAAAINLVAFDRYLGAGRLDGQITTLFVIVLAAAEAAIAVGICINLYRNLSTVDVDAAEQLQG from the coding sequence ATGCTGACCATCGGACTGACCCATTACCTGATTCTCGCGGCCGTGTTCTTCTGCGCCGGCCTGTTCACCATGATGACCAAGCGAAATGCGGTGGGCATTCTCATCGGCGTGGAGCTCGTGCTGAACGCGGCGGCAATCAACCTGGTGGCGTTCGATCGCTACCTGGGCGCGGGTCGTCTGGACGGGCAGATCACCACGCTTTTCGTCATCGTGCTGGCGGCGGCCGAGGCGGCCATCGCCGTGGGCATCTGCATCAACCTGTATCGGAATCTCTCCACGGTGGACGTGGACGCGGCGGAGCAGTTGCAGGGCTAA
- the nuoH gene encoding NADH-quinone oxidoreductase subunit NuoH — MTQFTVPWQSRPATDYGFPGKAVATGVGLLVLAVVGYGVNRLLLGGHPAGTLFLAIAPALTGLLAFLALFIFSTWRTWGALLYRFALPILIVAVLGTGVLVYLVFVLCEWVTVDLVQATGGYAARTYFGGPLTLDAIQNGAPWMPGWLAVVIWPLQFALVRDVIALLALVGLFNIVPVFLIWWERKVAGRIQSRLGPMRVGGWHGWAQSFADGIKLVLKEDLIPGEADKPLFRLAPYLTIVPTMVAFLALPMGVTYVFRELDVALVFILGVLGVEVVGVIMAGWASNNKWSVYGAMREACQMVSYEIPMGMALLIPVLLAGTLNLSRIGEAQTGGWFSWLAFSNPFAFGGFVAYYVASLASCKRAPFDLPEAESELVAGFHTEYSGFRWALFFFAEYAAMFVVCGLAVILFLGGWNSPLPVAWAASVTESLGNNIFTRAINGLLFSGPVWFLVKTLFLLYVQIWLRWTLPRIRIDQVLYACVQVLLPLTMILLLGSTLWIWASEAGSSGWNIFDGVINVILGVVGMLFLAAFSIIAAWGFFHRRKLVGNLVVDPLPGG; from the coding sequence GTGACGCAGTTTACGGTTCCGTGGCAATCTCGTCCGGCGACGGACTACGGTTTCCCCGGTAAGGCTGTCGCCACGGGCGTCGGTCTGCTGGTGCTGGCTGTTGTCGGGTACGGTGTAAACCGCCTGTTACTCGGTGGGCATCCGGCTGGCACGCTGTTCCTGGCCATCGCCCCCGCGCTCACCGGCCTGCTCGCATTCCTGGCGCTGTTCATTTTCAGCACATGGCGAACATGGGGTGCGTTGCTCTACCGCTTCGCGCTTCCCATCCTCATTGTCGCGGTGTTGGGGACCGGTGTTCTTGTCTATCTTGTCTTTGTATTGTGCGAATGGGTAACGGTTGACCTTGTCCAGGCGACCGGGGGGTATGCAGCGAGGACCTACTTCGGCGGGCCGCTCACGCTGGATGCCATTCAAAACGGCGCCCCATGGATGCCGGGTTGGCTCGCGGTCGTCATCTGGCCGCTTCAGTTCGCCCTGGTTCGAGATGTGATCGCCTTGCTGGCACTGGTAGGCCTGTTCAATATCGTGCCGGTTTTTCTGATCTGGTGGGAGCGCAAAGTCGCCGGGCGGATTCAGTCGCGCCTCGGGCCGATGCGCGTGGGCGGCTGGCACGGCTGGGCCCAGTCCTTTGCCGACGGCATCAAGCTGGTGCTCAAGGAAGACCTGATACCCGGTGAAGCGGATAAGCCGTTGTTCCGGCTGGCTCCGTACCTGACCATCGTGCCCACCATGGTGGCATTTCTCGCCCTGCCGATGGGTGTGACCTACGTCTTCCGCGAGCTGGACGTCGCCCTGGTGTTCATCCTCGGCGTGCTCGGGGTGGAGGTCGTCGGCGTGATCATGGCTGGGTGGGCATCGAACAACAAATGGAGTGTCTACGGTGCGATGCGCGAGGCCTGCCAGATGGTCTCGTACGAGATTCCCATGGGCATGGCCCTGCTCATCCCCGTTCTGCTGGCGGGCACGCTCAACCTCAGCCGTATCGGCGAGGCGCAGACGGGCGGCTGGTTCTCCTGGCTTGCGTTCTCCAATCCGTTCGCCTTCGGAGGGTTCGTGGCGTACTACGTGGCATCACTGGCAAGCTGCAAGCGGGCGCCATTCGACCTGCCCGAGGCCGAGAGCGAACTCGTTGCCGGCTTCCATACGGAGTACTCGGGTTTCCGCTGGGCGCTGTTCTTCTTCGCCGAGTACGCGGCCATGTTTGTGGTCTGCGGACTGGCGGTGATCCTCTTTCTCGGCGGCTGGAACTCGCCGCTACCCGTGGCGTGGGCGGCGTCGGTGACGGAATCACTGGGCAACAACATCTTCACCCGTGCGATCAACGGCCTGCTCTTCTCCGGGCCGGTTTGGTTCCTGGTCAAGACGCTGTTCCTGCTCTACGTGCAGATCTGGCTGCGCTGGACGCTGCCACGCATTCGTATCGACCAGGTGCTCTATGCGTGCGTGCAGGTGCTGCTGCCGTTGACCATGATCCTGCTGCTCGGCTCGACGCTGTGGATCTGGGCGTCGGAGGCGGGGAGCAGCGGCTGGAACATCTTCGACGGCGTTATCAATGTGATTCTGGGCGTAGTCGGCATGCTGTTCCTGGCGGCGTTTTCGATCATCGCAGCATGGGGATTCTTCCACAGGCGGAAGTTGGTGGGGAACCTCGTGGTCGATCCGCTCCCGGGCGGGTAG